One genomic region from Thermomicrobium sp. 4228-Ro encodes:
- a CDS encoding YifB family Mg chelatase-like AAA ATPase: MLARVRSCAVVGLDGVLVEVEVFIGPGNPGLTIVGLPDTAVQESRERVRAAIRNSGARIPLSGRITVNLAPADIRKEGPAYDLPIALGILLASGHVAADLDDTVVLGELSLDGTVRHTHGVLPMVGVAREHGLRRAIVPAEDAAEAALVEGIEVIPVRHLGELIAHLAGSRPIAPVGPTPVELDGDPASGIDFAEIKGQEHVKRGLELAAAGGHNVLAVGPPGAGKTLLARALPTILPPLTREEALEVTRIYSVAGLLPSGSPLVRHRPFRAPHHTVSYAGMIGGGAWPRPGEVTLAHRGVLFLDELPEFSPRVLEVLRQPLEDRIVTISRASGAVTYPASFLLVAAMNPCPCGYHGDPLRPCTCSAHEVNRYRKRISGPLLDRIDIHLHVPRVEYEKLADHRTGEPSAAVRARVEAARAVQRRRFGDPRRLNSDMTPPEIRRYCQLDDAGERMLRAAIERLGLSARAYHRVLKLARTIADLAGSERIAAVHVAEALQYRPQDLG; encoded by the coding sequence GTGCTCGCGCGGGTCCGGAGCTGCGCAGTGGTGGGGCTCGATGGCGTGCTCGTCGAGGTCGAGGTCTTCATCGGTCCCGGCAATCCCGGTCTGACGATCGTCGGCCTCCCCGACACCGCTGTCCAGGAATCGCGGGAACGAGTCCGCGCAGCCATCCGGAACTCCGGCGCGCGGATACCGTTGAGCGGCCGCATCACGGTCAATCTTGCCCCGGCCGATATCCGGAAGGAAGGCCCTGCCTACGATCTGCCCATCGCGCTCGGTATCCTCCTGGCTTCCGGGCATGTCGCGGCCGACCTCGACGACACCGTCGTGCTCGGCGAACTCTCCCTCGACGGGACGGTACGCCACACGCACGGCGTTCTGCCGATGGTCGGCGTTGCCCGCGAGCACGGTCTACGCCGGGCGATCGTACCAGCCGAGGACGCGGCCGAAGCGGCACTGGTCGAGGGGATCGAGGTCATCCCGGTTCGGCATCTCGGCGAGCTGATCGCGCACCTGGCCGGTAGTCGACCGATCGCGCCGGTGGGTCCGACGCCGGTCGAGCTGGACGGAGACCCAGCGTCGGGCATCGACTTCGCCGAGATCAAGGGCCAGGAGCATGTCAAGCGAGGGCTCGAGCTCGCAGCTGCTGGCGGCCACAACGTGCTCGCCGTCGGCCCACCGGGCGCCGGCAAGACGCTGCTCGCCCGGGCACTTCCCACCATCCTACCGCCGCTCACGCGCGAGGAGGCACTCGAGGTCACCCGGATCTACTCGGTGGCTGGTCTCCTCCCCAGCGGATCGCCGTTGGTCCGGCACCGTCCCTTCCGTGCGCCGCACCACACCGTGAGCTACGCTGGGATGATCGGCGGCGGCGCCTGGCCGCGCCCGGGCGAAGTGACGCTCGCCCATCGCGGGGTGCTCTTCCTCGACGAATTACCGGAATTCAGCCCACGGGTCCTCGAGGTGTTGCGCCAGCCGCTCGAGGACCGTATCGTCACCATCTCGCGGGCCAGCGGCGCTGTTACGTACCCTGCCTCCTTCTTGTTAGTTGCTGCCATGAATCCTTGCCCTTGTGGCTATCATGGCGATCCGCTCCGTCCCTGCACCTGCAGCGCGCACGAGGTCAACCGATACCGGAAACGGATCTCCGGACCGCTCCTCGACCGGATCGACATTCATCTGCATGTCCCGCGCGTCGAGTACGAGAAGCTCGCTGACCACCGTACCGGTGAGCCCTCGGCAGCGGTGCGAGCCCGAGTCGAGGCAGCACGCGCGGTGCAGCGTCGCCGCTTCGGCGACCCCCGACGCTTGAACAGCGACATGACACCGCCCGAGATCCGCCGCTATTGCCAGCTCGACGACGCTGGCGAGCGGATGCTCCGCGCCGCGATCGAGCGGCTCGGTCTTTCGGCCCGCGCCTATCACCGGGTACTCAAACTGGCGCGCACGATCGCCGATCTGGCTGGCTCGGAGCGTATCGCCGCGGTACACGTCGCCGAGGCGCTCCAGTATCGACCGCAGGATCTCGGTTGA
- a CDS encoding nucleotidyltransferase domain-containing protein — translation MRVSWPELTREELLARLQKAVAALAECLPLERVVLFGSWVSGRATVASDVDALVVYADPPREDAFRIVWQALVAAGVPRPEPHVYAASEAARLAPTLAAMTRCGIVLFPAEGTGQSDSPVE, via the coding sequence GTGCGCGTATCGTGGCCGGAACTGACGCGTGAGGAACTACTCGCGCGCCTCCAGAAGGCGGTCGCTGCGCTGGCGGAGTGTTTGCCGCTGGAACGTGTCGTCCTCTTCGGCTCCTGGGTGAGCGGGCGAGCGACGGTCGCGAGCGACGTCGATGCGCTCGTCGTCTATGCCGATCCGCCGCGGGAGGACGCGTTCCGTATCGTCTGGCAGGCGCTCGTCGCTGCGGGTGTGCCCCGCCCCGAACCGCATGTGTACGCTGCCTCCGAGGCGGCCCGGCTGGCTCCCACCCTGGCGGCGATGACGCGGTGCGGGATCGTTCTCTTTCCCGCCGAGGGTACCGGACAATCCGACTCGCCGGTAGAATGA
- a CDS encoding HEPN domain-containing protein, with protein MERSRDWLEQAEGDLALARHACSGGFYDWTVFAAQQAAEKAVKGALQRKGAEAWGNSVAALLRSLAAQVPVPEDLIEAALELDKGYIAARYPDVHPSGAPRELYTRSEAERALAHAQRVVEFCARIVAGTDA; from the coding sequence ATGGAACGCAGTCGAGACTGGCTCGAGCAAGCAGAGGGCGACCTCGCGCTGGCGCGGCATGCCTGTTCCGGTGGCTTCTACGATTGGACCGTCTTCGCCGCCCAGCAAGCCGCCGAAAAGGCGGTCAAGGGTGCTCTCCAGCGCAAGGGCGCGGAAGCCTGGGGGAACTCCGTCGCGGCGTTGCTCCGGTCCCTCGCCGCGCAAGTTCCAGTGCCCGAAGATCTCATCGAGGCTGCACTCGAGCTGGACAAGGGATACATCGCGGCGCGATATCCGGATGTGCATCCGAGCGGTGCACCGCGGGAACTGTATACGCGGAGCGAAGCGGAGCGGGCTCTCGCCCATGCACAACGAGTCGTGGAATTCTGTGCGCGTATCGTGGCCGGAACTGACGCGTGA
- a CDS encoding Hsp20/alpha crystallin family protein, translating to MLERWNPVAEAERMLTEMNRLMSEVFERPLVRARVLAWRPATDVYETGDALVVRLAVPGAKPEDLEVTVEQNVVTVRGKYGYRLSEDEAKQATWYRREITTGEFAESITLPVPVNLEGAKATVENGIVTLTFPKAEEARVKRIPVQISGS from the coding sequence ATGCTGGAGCGTTGGAATCCGGTGGCCGAGGCTGAACGGATGCTGACCGAGATGAATCGCCTCATGTCGGAGGTGTTCGAACGACCGCTCGTGCGGGCACGGGTACTGGCCTGGAGGCCAGCGACCGATGTCTACGAGACCGGGGACGCACTGGTCGTACGGCTCGCCGTACCGGGGGCGAAGCCCGAGGACCTCGAGGTGACGGTCGAGCAGAACGTCGTGACCGTCCGCGGGAAGTACGGCTACCGCCTCAGCGAAGACGAGGCCAAGCAGGCGACGTGGTACCGGCGCGAGATCACGACCGGTGAGTTCGCCGAGAGCATTACCTTGCCGGTACCGGTCAATCTGGAAGGTGCCAAGGCGACCGTCGAGAACGGTATCGTCACGCTGACGTTCCCGAAGGCCGAAGAGGCTCGCGTGAAGCGGATCCCGGTCCAGATTTCCGGTAGTTGA
- a CDS encoding BON domain-containing protein, producing MPRVRTDEEIQQDVLDELDWDPEVEVTDVGVTVHDGVVTLTGTVDSFLKKWAAERAALRVEGVRAVVNHIEVVPRGLGVRTDEDIARAVATALEENPAIPHDRIKIRVEEGRVTLEGEVDWHYQRREAEETARRISGVKSVINLITVRQPTVAPDDIKRQIEQAFVRHAEIDAENIQVRVEEGGHVILSGTVRSWAERKEAEEAAWRAPGVTKVTNLIRVQVP from the coding sequence ATGCCGCGCGTGCGAACGGACGAGGAGATCCAGCAGGACGTCCTGGACGAACTTGACTGGGACCCCGAAGTCGAGGTGACGGACGTCGGTGTCACCGTCCATGACGGTGTGGTCACGCTGACCGGAACGGTCGACAGCTTCCTGAAGAAGTGGGCGGCCGAACGGGCTGCGCTCCGCGTCGAGGGTGTCCGGGCGGTCGTCAACCACATCGAGGTCGTGCCGCGTGGACTCGGCGTGCGGACGGACGAGGACATCGCGCGTGCGGTGGCGACCGCGCTGGAGGAGAATCCTGCCATTCCGCATGACCGGATCAAGATCCGGGTCGAAGAAGGCCGGGTGACGCTCGAAGGCGAGGTCGACTGGCACTACCAGCGACGCGAGGCGGAAGAGACTGCGCGCCGTATCAGCGGCGTCAAGTCGGTCATCAACCTCATCACCGTGCGGCAACCGACGGTCGCGCCGGACGACATCAAACGACAGATCGAGCAGGCCTTCGTCCGGCACGCTGAAATCGACGCGGAGAACATCCAGGTGCGGGTGGAAGAAGGCGGCCACGTCATCCTCTCGGGCACAGTCCGCTCCTGGGCCGAGCGGAAGGAGGCCGAGGAAGCAGCCTGGCGCGCACCCGGTGTGACCAAGGTGACGAACCTGATCCGTGTCCAGGTGCCGTGA
- a CDS encoding BMP family ABC transporter substrate-binding protein, with translation MAENFGLFERKLSRRSMLRGGLLGAALPAVSALLAACGGGATPTPTTAPAGQTPASGQTPAADKTPAAAQTPAAAQSPTEKPVVFAILHFSVIEGTTWSGAHNRAGKRLAEKYPNVKYIYREQVSPDQTVPFAEEMIAKEGANIIVGNAEFIGMPLLDIVDKYPDKIFVAVTTSDLTTRPNFIRIFPRQYQSLYLEGLIAGALTQTGNVGIVSAYPNLQVLRRQAGFILGVQEAAKRLNKQVQIHIKYVGDWYLPAEERAVAETLATQYNCDVLTQQTDSGSTLDVCKARGLWFVGKDMDTVCFYKWATTDTVAISFDTRWEVVYDKIIQAYMKGEKPSEIIFPGMESKITLADGTEVTTTDIMNDCKVGIEAISPKAKALLPQEIVDLVAERREGMRKGEWDPFTEHALVSNGTGLEVEGLPIPPKGTVVKAAGEKPTDEFLLQKINFDLDGVNILP, from the coding sequence ATGGCAGAGAACTTCGGCCTGTTCGAACGCAAACTGTCGCGCCGGTCGATGCTCCGTGGCGGACTGCTCGGTGCAGCCCTGCCTGCAGTGAGCGCGCTCCTCGCGGCCTGCGGCGGTGGAGCGACACCGACGCCGACTACGGCACCGGCGGGGCAGACGCCAGCCAGTGGACAGACACCGGCCGCTGACAAGACTCCAGCGGCGGCGCAGACGCCAGCAGCCGCCCAGTCGCCGACCGAGAAACCGGTGGTGTTCGCAATCCTCCACTTCAGTGTCATCGAAGGGACGACGTGGTCCGGTGCGCACAACCGGGCAGGCAAGCGGCTGGCCGAGAAGTACCCGAACGTGAAGTACATCTATCGCGAGCAGGTCAGCCCGGATCAAACCGTCCCGTTCGCAGAGGAGATGATCGCCAAGGAAGGCGCCAACATCATCGTCGGGAATGCCGAGTTCATCGGCATGCCGCTTCTCGATATTGTCGATAAATACCCGGACAAGATCTTCGTCGCGGTGACGACCAGCGATCTCACCACCCGGCCGAACTTCATCCGCATCTTCCCGCGCCAGTATCAGTCGCTCTATCTCGAAGGGCTGATCGCCGGCGCCCTCACCCAGACCGGTAACGTCGGTATTGTCTCCGCCTACCCGAACCTGCAGGTCCTACGACGGCAGGCAGGCTTCATCCTCGGAGTCCAGGAGGCTGCCAAGCGGCTGAACAAGCAGGTTCAGATCCACATCAAGTACGTCGGCGACTGGTACCTCCCAGCCGAGGAACGCGCGGTCGCCGAGACGCTTGCGACACAGTACAACTGTGACGTGCTGACGCAGCAGACGGACTCCGGGTCGACCCTGGACGTCTGCAAGGCTCGCGGCCTCTGGTTCGTCGGGAAAGACATGGACACTGTCTGCTTCTACAAGTGGGCGACGACCGATACGGTCGCCATCTCGTTCGATACGCGCTGGGAAGTGGTCTACGACAAGATCATCCAGGCCTACATGAAGGGCGAGAAGCCGTCGGAGATCATCTTCCCGGGCATGGAGTCGAAGATCACGCTCGCCGACGGGACGGAGGTGACGACGACCGACATCATGAACGACTGCAAAGTCGGGATTGAGGCGATCAGCCCGAAGGCCAAGGCACTGCTCCCGCAGGAGATCGTCGATCTGGTTGCTGAGCGGCGTGAGGGAATGCGCAAAGGCGAGTGGGATCCCTTCACCGAGCACGCGCTGGTCAGCAACGGAACAGGGCTCGAGGTAGAGGGTCTCCCGATTCCGCCCAAGGGGACAGTGGTCAAGGCGGCTGGCGAGAAGCCGACCGACGAGTTCCTCTTGCAGAAGATCAATTTCGACCTGGACGGCGTCAATATCTTGCCGTAA
- a CDS encoding ABC transporter ATP-binding protein, with protein MTKPLSEPRAGRVVLEIRGITKRFGSVVANDHIDLTIRAGELHAILGENGAGKTTLMRILFGELQPDEGEIYLNGQRVHFRSPRDALRHGIGMVHQERKLIPAHTALENIILGHPKTGAILNLREAEREVSALCERYGFRIPLHAKVWQLSEGEKQIVEILKELYHGARILILDEPTSVLTPPEIVKLLESLTRLAKEDLAVIPFITHKLPVVLEYCDRVTILRRGRVVGEMETQQATERTLAAAMVGREVLLQLERVEVPLGEPVLAVRDLWVRDDRGLFAVQGLSFEVRAGEILGIAGVAGNGQEPLAEALAGLRAVERGTITLEGNDITRAPALDRWKRGLGYVPTERRTVGSIPTFSLVENVLLNYHFEPAFSRWGVLAMARARELTERILDEYSVVASGPDAPAKSLSGGNLQKVILGRVLSRRPRFLIACHPTHGLDVGAAEFVQRKILEAKRTGTAVLLISEDLDEILALSDRIAAIYEGQFTGVVPARDATKELIGELMAGLRRERV; from the coding sequence GTGACGAAACCACTATCCGAGCCCCGAGCAGGACGGGTCGTCCTCGAAATACGCGGGATCACCAAGCGCTTCGGTTCGGTCGTCGCCAACGACCACATCGACCTCACGATTCGCGCTGGGGAGCTGCACGCGATCCTCGGCGAGAACGGTGCTGGCAAGACCACGTTGATGCGCATCCTGTTCGGCGAATTGCAGCCGGACGAAGGAGAGATCTACCTCAACGGCCAGCGCGTTCACTTCCGGAGTCCACGCGACGCGCTCCGCCACGGCATCGGGATGGTGCACCAGGAACGGAAACTGATTCCCGCGCACACTGCACTGGAAAACATCATTCTCGGCCACCCGAAGACCGGTGCGATCCTCAATTTGCGCGAAGCAGAGCGGGAAGTCAGCGCACTCTGCGAGCGCTATGGCTTCCGGATCCCCTTGCACGCCAAGGTCTGGCAGCTCTCCGAAGGCGAGAAGCAGATCGTCGAGATTCTCAAGGAGCTCTACCACGGGGCGCGCATCCTCATCCTCGACGAGCCGACTTCGGTCCTCACGCCACCTGAGATCGTCAAGCTGCTCGAATCGCTCACCCGGTTGGCCAAGGAAGATCTCGCGGTCATTCCGTTCATCACGCACAAGCTTCCCGTGGTGCTCGAGTATTGCGATCGCGTGACGATCCTCCGGCGCGGGCGCGTCGTCGGCGAGATGGAGACGCAGCAGGCGACCGAGCGGACGCTGGCTGCTGCGATGGTCGGTCGTGAGGTGCTTCTCCAACTCGAGCGTGTCGAGGTACCGCTCGGTGAGCCGGTCCTAGCAGTCCGTGACCTCTGGGTGCGCGACGACCGCGGGCTCTTTGCCGTGCAGGGCCTCTCGTTCGAGGTACGCGCGGGCGAGATCCTGGGGATCGCTGGCGTTGCCGGTAACGGGCAGGAGCCGCTCGCCGAGGCATTGGCGGGACTCCGGGCGGTCGAGCGCGGCACGATCACGCTCGAGGGCAACGATATCACGCGGGCTCCAGCGCTTGACCGCTGGAAGCGTGGTCTCGGGTACGTACCGACGGAGCGCCGCACGGTCGGATCGATTCCGACGTTCTCGCTGGTCGAGAACGTCCTCCTCAACTATCACTTCGAGCCAGCGTTCTCCCGCTGGGGCGTGCTCGCGATGGCACGAGCGCGTGAGCTGACCGAGCGGATCCTCGACGAATACAGTGTCGTCGCGAGTGGCCCGGATGCACCGGCCAAGTCGCTGTCTGGTGGGAACCTGCAGAAGGTCATTCTGGGGCGCGTGCTCTCTCGTCGCCCGCGCTTCCTCATCGCGTGCCACCCGACGCACGGACTGGACGTCGGTGCAGCCGAGTTCGTGCAGCGGAAGATCCTGGAGGCCAAGAGGACTGGTACAGCGGTGCTCCTCATATCGGAAGATCTCGATGAAATCCTGGCACTGAGCGATCGTATCGCGGCGATCTACGAGGGGCAGTTCACGGGTGTCGTACCTGCCCGAGATGCGACGAAAGAACTGATCGGCGAGCTGATGGCTGGATTGCGACGGGAGCGCGTATGA
- a CDS encoding ABC transporter permease, whose protein sequence is MRAVIGGYAIRIERRADVRWWHTALASVLAILVSLFLVGIAFVRVGADPLEVYSEIIKYAFLSEFGLPQTINRATFVLLAAFSLIVPLRAGLWNIGMPGQIFAATLAAFGVAYAFGAKTSVNAQISGVLVIPLMLLAALAASAVYGAIPGFLRGRLQVNEIVTTMMLNWAMVWIVAHMIREGGPFMGRTAEGEGFTLPTALRVPQVFDLPVTVYAAVVLSVLLTVFLTKTTLGYRIRTFGESPRAAEYAGIDATRISTLVFAIGGAFAGLAGFHYFLGVPGVYKIPKNYADFGDFSFYGLITGLIARNNPIAAIPVAILFGGVSGGARFMQGKLRLAFGIDYALLGVLMIMMVAFQALAQFSLRIERIVPAPAAQLERGESRVESPHH, encoded by the coding sequence ATGAGGGCAGTCATCGGCGGTTACGCCATCCGCATCGAGCGCCGGGCCGATGTGCGCTGGTGGCATACTGCACTAGCATCCGTTCTCGCGATCCTGGTCTCCTTGTTCTTGGTCGGTATCGCTTTCGTCCGGGTAGGTGCTGATCCGCTCGAGGTGTACAGCGAAATCATCAAGTATGCGTTCCTCAGCGAGTTCGGTCTGCCCCAGACGATCAACCGGGCAACCTTCGTGCTTCTGGCAGCCTTCTCCTTGATCGTCCCGCTACGGGCGGGTCTCTGGAATATCGGTATGCCGGGACAGATCTTCGCGGCGACGTTGGCAGCGTTCGGGGTCGCCTATGCGTTCGGTGCGAAGACATCGGTGAACGCACAGATCTCTGGAGTCCTCGTTATCCCGTTGATGCTCCTGGCTGCTCTCGCCGCGAGTGCGGTCTACGGTGCGATCCCGGGTTTTCTCCGTGGTCGTCTCCAGGTCAACGAGATCGTCACGACGATGATGCTGAACTGGGCAATGGTATGGATCGTCGCCCATATGATCCGCGAAGGTGGGCCCTTCATGGGCCGGACAGCCGAGGGCGAGGGCTTCACGCTGCCGACCGCCCTGCGGGTACCCCAGGTCTTCGACCTCCCAGTGACGGTCTACGCTGCTGTCGTCCTCTCGGTACTCCTCACCGTGTTCCTTACCAAGACGACGCTCGGGTACCGTATCCGAACGTTCGGCGAAAGCCCGCGGGCTGCCGAGTATGCCGGTATCGACGCGACCCGGATCAGTACGCTCGTCTTTGCGATCGGTGGCGCCTTCGCCGGGCTGGCAGGCTTTCACTATTTCCTCGGGGTTCCGGGTGTGTACAAGATCCCGAAGAATTACGCGGACTTCGGTGATTTCAGCTTCTACGGTCTGATCACCGGTCTCATCGCGCGGAACAACCCGATCGCAGCCATACCGGTCGCTATCCTGTTCGGCGGCGTTTCCGGTGGCGCGCGCTTCATGCAGGGAAAGTTGCGCCTCGCCTTCGGGATCGACTACGCGTTGCTCGGTGTCTTGATGATCATGATGGTCGCCTTCCAGGCCCTGGCGCAGTTCTCACTCCGCATCGAACGAATCGTTCCGGCACCAGCTGCTCAGCTAGAGAGGGGCGAAAGCCGTGTCGAATCTCCTCATCATTAG
- a CDS encoding ABC transporter permease yields the protein MSNLLIISLAAAAVFAIAALGELLEQRAGILNVGLEGVMLLSGTFGFIVAKTSGSYLEGFLVAILTGAAVGLLHGFFSITLGSNQVVNGMAIWILGFGLTTYIGYPYTGPLGLTPFPTMGGLPVFFFVALVLAVALWFLLYKTHLGLKLRSVGEDPSVAEASGISVTAMRYLAVLLAGMLVGLAGAVYSLVYNPVWSYNYLQGWGFIALALVFFSLWNPFFVIAGAVFFGVLWQLSLYPELLFPNVFSRYIWRAMPFLITIVVFVLLSTRWFRLRWGATKPEALGVAYQRES from the coding sequence GTGTCGAATCTCCTCATCATTAGTCTGGCGGCTGCAGCAGTCTTCGCCATCGCTGCGCTCGGCGAACTGCTCGAACAGCGAGCTGGAATCCTCAACGTCGGACTGGAAGGAGTGATGCTCCTCAGCGGAACCTTCGGGTTCATCGTGGCGAAGACGAGTGGAAGTTACCTCGAGGGGTTTCTCGTGGCGATCCTCACCGGAGCAGCGGTCGGATTGCTCCACGGGTTTTTCTCCATCACGCTCGGGAGCAACCAGGTCGTCAATGGTATGGCGATCTGGATCCTCGGCTTCGGGCTCACGACCTACATCGGCTACCCCTACACCGGGCCGCTCGGACTGACCCCGTTCCCGACGATGGGTGGACTCCCTGTCTTCTTCTTCGTCGCGCTGGTGCTGGCCGTGGCGCTCTGGTTCTTGCTCTACAAAACGCACCTCGGTCTCAAGTTGCGCTCCGTGGGCGAAGACCCCTCGGTCGCCGAGGCCTCGGGTATCTCGGTCACTGCGATGCGCTATCTTGCGGTCCTCCTGGCTGGTATGCTCGTCGGTCTGGCTGGCGCCGTCTACTCGCTCGTCTACAACCCGGTGTGGAGTTACAACTACCTGCAGGGTTGGGGCTTCATCGCGCTCGCCCTCGTCTTCTTCTCGCTCTGGAACCCGTTCTTCGTCATCGCTGGTGCAGTCTTCTTCGGCGTACTCTGGCAATTGTCACTCTACCCAGAACTCCTGTTCCCGAACGTCTTCTCGCGCTACATCTGGCGCGCTATGCCGTTCCTGATCACCATCGTCGTCTTCGTCCTGCTTTCCACTCGCTGGTTCCGCCTCCGCTGGGGCGCGACCAAACCGGAAGCGCTGGGCGTTGCCTACCAGCGCGAGAGCTGA
- a CDS encoding FliO/MopB family protein: MSVVRSVLHRRWVPPLLVFGAALLVGLVWAGRSGQPAGPAPPTPASDGFLARGYAELESERVTVGTPDVSSWDLLGAMLVPTLIVLIAAYATIRLLRTLNRRVAAGSSRTQLLELVDTLSLAGSGVVHIVRLGERYLLVGVGTGGLSLLTELRPEEIEILKTQGSSTLLGQATLPPFREVLQARLLRPWRILETPTGTETITQPAQGAQRFGHIPEAPSARHQEMP, translated from the coding sequence GTGAGCGTCGTGCGCTCGGTTCTGCACCGTCGCTGGGTACCCCCGCTCCTGGTGTTCGGCGCTGCGCTCCTCGTCGGGCTGGTCTGGGCGGGTCGTTCCGGGCAGCCCGCTGGGCCAGCGCCTCCCACACCAGCGAGCGACGGTTTTCTCGCTCGCGGCTATGCGGAACTCGAGTCGGAACGAGTGACGGTCGGCACGCCGGATGTCTCCTCGTGGGATCTCCTCGGTGCCATGCTGGTGCCGACCCTGATCGTCCTGATCGCTGCCTACGCGACGATCCGTCTCCTGCGGACGCTCAATCGCCGGGTAGCAGCCGGTAGCTCCCGGACCCAGCTCCTCGAATTAGTCGATACGCTCTCGCTGGCCGGAAGCGGTGTCGTGCATATCGTCCGGCTCGGTGAGCGCTATCTTCTTGTCGGAGTGGGAACCGGTGGGCTCTCCTTGTTGACCGAGCTGCGACCGGAGGAAATCGAAATCCTGAAGACCCAGGGAAGCAGCACCCTGCTCGGGCAAGCAACTCTTCCACCGTTCCGCGAGGTGCTCCAGGCGCGCCTCCTGCGCCCCTGGCGGATCCTCGAAACGCCAACCGGAACGGAGACGATCACGCAGCCGGCGCAAGGAGCGCAACGGTTCGGTCACATTCCCGAGGCTCCATCAGCACGCCATCAGGAAATGCCGTGA
- the fliN gene encoding flagellar motor switch protein FliN, with product MADHDDTLRPPGESGAVRPSETPVQEARFADLRDQPIGDGHRSLEFLRDVEVELTAELGSARMRIKHILGLRPGSVVELDRLAGEPVELTINKTLIARGEVVVVDEKFAVRITEIVSPEKRLGGGGNP from the coding sequence ATGGCCGACCATGACGACACCCTGAGGCCCCCTGGAGAGTCCGGTGCGGTTCGACCATCGGAAACGCCGGTACAGGAGGCCCGCTTCGCTGACTTGCGCGATCAGCCGATCGGTGACGGACACCGCAGTCTCGAATTCTTGCGCGATGTCGAGGTCGAACTGACGGCCGAATTGGGGTCGGCGAGAATGCGGATTAAGCACATCCTTGGCCTCCGGCCCGGTTCGGTCGTCGAGCTCGATCGGCTGGCTGGCGAACCGGTCGAGCTGACGATCAACAAGACGTTGATCGCACGCGGGGAGGTCGTCGTCGTCGATGAGAAGTTCGCCGTGCGGATCACCGAGATCGTCTCGCCGGAGAAGCGGCTCGGTGGAGGCGGAAACCCGTGA